The proteins below come from a single Cannabis sativa cultivar Pink pepper isolate KNU-18-1 chromosome 3, ASM2916894v1, whole genome shotgun sequence genomic window:
- the LOC115709315 gene encoding amine oxidase [copper-containing] zeta, peroxisomal yields MAPASKKTTGGSSSCCFTSSDSASIHRDSTASSVVAVSAAPASDGAVVSANAVQDWTISSTDLRDDQRAKKMAMSSLISESSTTLSTKGIPIMLRAQSSHPLDPLSAAEISVAVATVRAAGATPELRDSMRFVEVVLLEPDKHVVALADAYFFPPFQPSLLPRTKGGPVIPSKLPARRARLVVYNKKSNETSTWIVELSEVHAATRGGHHRGKVISSQVVPDVQPPMDAVEYAECEAVVKDFPPFREAMKKRGIEDMDIVMVDAWCVGYHSDADAPSRRLAKPLIFCRTESDCPMENGYARPVEGIHVVVDMQNMVVIEFEDRKLVPLPPADPLRNYTPGESRGGVDRSDVKPLQIIQPEGPSFRVNGYFVEWQKWNFRIGFTPREGLIIYSVAYVDGSRGRRPVAHRLSFVEMVVPYGDPNDPHYRKNAFDAGEDGLGKNAHSLKKGCDCLGYIKYFDAHFTNFTGGVETLENCVCLHEEDHGILWKHQDWRTGLAEVRRSRRLTVSFVCTVANYEYGFFWHFYQDGKIEAEVKLTGILSLGALQPGEFRKYGTMIAPGLYAPVHQHFFVARMDMAVDCKPGETNNQVVEVDVKVEEPGENNVHNNAFYAEERLLKSESEAMRDCNPLAARHWIVRNTRTVNRTGHFTGYKLVPGSNCLPLAGPEAKFLRRAAFLKHNLWVTSYARDEMYPGGEFPNQNPRAGEGLATWVKKNRSLEETNIVLWYVFGITHVPRLEDWPVMPVEHIGFMLMPHGFFNCSPAVDVPPNASDMDTKEPDVKDAGVVKPLLAKL; encoded by the exons ATGGCCCCAGCTTCGAAAAAGACGACGGGTGGTTCCTCTTCCTGTTGCTTCACATCCTCCGATTCTGCTTCCATTCACCGTGACTCCACCGCCTCCTCCGTTGTCGCTGTCTCCGCTGCTCCAGCCAGTGACGGCGCCGTTGTTTCCGCCAATGCCGTCCAGGATTGGACTATCTCCTCCACTGACTTGCGCGATGATCAGCGCGCCAAGAAGATGGCCATGTCATCGTTGATATCGGAATCATCCACTACTCTTTCAACGAAAG GGATCCCAATTATGCTAAGAGCTCAGTCGAGCCATCCTCTGGATCCTCTTTCCGCAGCTGAGATCTCAGTGGCAGTTGCCACAGTCAGGGCAGCAGGAGCTACCCCTGAG CTCAGAGACAGTATGCGCTTTGTTGAGGTTGTTCTGCTTGAGCCAGATAAACATGTCGTTGCTTTAGCAGATGCATATTTCTTCCCACCTTTCCAGCCGTCATTGCTTCCAAGAACAAAAGGTGGACCTGTGATCCCCAGTAAGCTCCCTGCAAGGCGAGCTAGACTTGTTGTTTACAACAAGAAGTCGAATGAGACAAGCACATGGATTGTCGAGCTCTCAGAAGTACACGCAGCGACTCGTGGTGGGCACCATAGGGGAAAAGTGATTTCCTCACAAGTAGTTCCCGATGTGCAGCCTCCCATG GATGCTGTGGAATATGCTGAATGTGAAGCTGTTGTGAAAGACTTTCCTCCTTTTAGAGAGGCTATGAAGAAGAGAGGTATTGAAGACATGGATATCGTGATGGTTGATGCATG GTGTGTGGGCTATCATAGCGATGCCGACGCTCCTAGTCGTAGGCTTGCTAAGCCACTGATATTCTGTAGAACTGAAAGTGACTGCCCTATGGAAAATGGTTATGCAAGACCCGTAGAGGGAATCCATGTAGTTGTTGACATGCAAAACATGGTGGTGATTGAGTTTGAAGACCGCAAACTAGTTCCCTTACCTCCTGCTGATCCTCTGAGGAACTATACTCCCGGTGAATCAAGAGGTGGTGTTGATCGAAGTGATGTGAAGCCTTTACAAATTATTCAGCCTGAAGGTCCAAGCTTTCGCGTCAATGGGTACTTTGTTGAATGGCAgaag TGGAACTTCAGGATTGGATTTACACCCAGAGAGGGTTTAATCATATATTCTGTGGCCTATGTCGATGGTAGTCGAGGGAGAAGGCCTGTAGCTCATAGATTGAGTTTTGTGGAAATGGTTGTGCCTTATGGAGATCCAAATGACCCACATTACAGAAAAAATGCTTTTGATGCAGGAGAGGATGGCCTTGGTAAAAATGCACATTCTCTTAAGAAG GGATGTGATTGTTTGGGCTATATCAAGTACTTTGATGCTCACTTCACAAATTTCACTGGAGGTGTTGAAACTTTAGAGAACTGTGTATGTTTGCATGAGGAAGATCATGGAATTTTGTGGAAACATCAAGATTGGAGAACTGGTTTAGCTGAAGTTCGAAGGTCTAGGCGTTTGACAGTGTCTTTCGTATGTACTGTGGCTAATTATGAGTATGGATTCTTCTGGCATTTCTATCAG GATGGGAAAATTGAAGCAGAAGTTAAACTTACTGGCATACTTAGTTTAGGAGCATTGCAACCTGGAGAATTTCGAAAGTATGGTACAATGATTGCACCGGGATTGTATGCGCCAGTTCATCAACACTTTTTTGTTGCTCGAATGGATATGGCTGTTGACTGCAAACCTGGTGAAACTAACAATCAG GTTGTTGAGGTGGATGTTAAAGTTGAAGAACCTGGAGAAAACAATGTTCACAACAATGCATTCTATGCCGAGGAAAGACTTCTTAAATCTGAATCAGAGGCAATGCGTGACTGTAACCCTTTGGCAGCTCGTCATTGGATT GTAAGGAATACAAGAACTGTTAATAGGACTGGACATTTCACAGGCTATAAGCTAGTGCCTGGTTCGAACTGCTTGCCATTGGCTGGTCCTGAGGCCAAGTTTTTGAGAAGAGCTGCTTTTTTGAAGCATAATCTTTGGGTTACTTCATATGCACGTGATGAGATGTATCCTGGGGGAGAGTTTCCTAATCAAAATCCCCGTGCTGGAGAAGGACTGGCCACTTGGGTTAAGAAAAATCGATCGCTGGAGGAAACAAATATTGTTCTTTG GTATGTGTTTGGAATCACACATGTTCCTCGGCTTGAAGACTGGCCTGTCATGCCGGTGGAGCATATTGGCTTTATGCTTATG CCTCACGGTTTCTTCAACTGCTCTCCGGCTGTTGAT